The proteins below are encoded in one region of Drosophila santomea strain STO CAGO 1482 chromosome 2R, Prin_Dsan_1.1, whole genome shotgun sequence:
- the LOC122756413 gene encoding uncharacterized protein LOC122756413, translating into MVGNCTSRHTCRICRRKHHTLVHGSSQPIQNGNNIDTASVGSRDRPAVSHAGSTIGHNQPLAREGHRLGSETPAENNFTHHTLENIPAAGSQTLLPTILADVIDAWGNTTTCRLLLDTGSTITLATESFVQRIGVRRTHARISILGLAANSAGVTRGRAHIKLRSRHSGQTVELVSFILNLLTSSLPAQVIDTSSSTWRQICELPLADPTFCTPGAIDVIVGSDQLWSLYTGDRKHFGNDFPIALNTVFGWILGGSYSAFDDHPTSAVTHHADLDAMVRSFMEMDSIQPNQALLDASDPTERHFAATHKRSTDGVYVVEYPFKEKAPPIDSTLPQAINRFFSLERKFRRYPELKQQYEAFLDDYLQRGHMEQLTSAQVEESPDTCFYLPHHAVIKLDSLTTKCRVVFDGSGKDSSGVSLNDRLHIGPPIQRDLLGVCLRFRQHQYVLCADVEKMFRGIKIFKPHTNFQRIVWRKTENEPLLHFRLLTVTYGLAPSPFLAVRVLKQLADDHGHEYPAAAHALLHDAYVDDIPTGANTLEELMILKDELIALLDKGKFKLLKWSSNSWRLLKSLPEEDRCFEPIQLLNKSAADSPVKVLGIQWNPGKDVLYLNLKGCDATISPTKRELLSQLSRIYDPLGLVAPVTVLLKLIFQESWTSVLQWDDPIPKSLRTRWRALVEDLPALTQCQVPRYIASPFRDVQLHGFADASSHAYGAVASLELQLDAAFNTSCWTDSEIVLHWLSAPPRRWNTYVCNRTSEILSDFPRSCWNHVRTEDNPADCASRGLHPSKLLEHRLWWKGPSWLATPTSEWPPSTSKFSVSSSFDVNTEERAIKPTTLHNLPDESIHELLIHKFSTWTRLIRVSSYCHRFIHTLRSHHRNSAPFLTSEELLDAQRRLIRHVQQKSFAREYAQLENRRQLNAKSHLIRFSPFLDDYGVMRVGGRIEQSTLNYNAKHPILIPKDTPLAGLLVRHFHVSYLHTGVDATFTNLRQQYWILGARNLVRKAVFQCKSCFLQRKGTSNQIM; encoded by the exons ATGGTGGGCAACTGTACATCGAGGCATACTTGTCGGATCTGCCGCCGCAAGCATCATACTTTGGTTCATGGCTCGTCGCAGCCAATtcaaaatggcaacaacattGACACAGCAAGTGTTGGCAGCCGCGATCGACCAGCAGTCTCACATGCGGGATCTACAATTGGCCACAATCAACCGTTAGCTCGAGAAGGTCATCGCTTGGGAAGCGAGACTCCCGCGGAAAACAACTTTACGCATCATACTCTGGAGAATATTCCGGCGGCTGGTTCTCAGACTCTGTTGCCAACCATCCTTGCTGACGTCATCGACGCCTGGGGAAACACTACAACCTGCAGGCTGCTCCTGGACACTGGATCTACAATAACCTTGGCAACGGAATCATTTGTTCAGCGAATAGGCGTGCGTCGAACGCACGCACGGATTTCTATTCTCGGTCTCGCCGCCAACAGCGCGGGCGTTACCCGAGGACGCGCACATATCAAGCTGCGCTCTCGTCATTCGGGCCAAACTGTCGAACTGGTCTCATTCATTCTCAACTTGCTGACGTCATCACTTCCTGCCCAAGTTATTGACACCTCATCCTCTACGTGGAGGCAAATCTGCGAGCTTCCTTTGGCAGACCCAACGTTCTGCACACCTGGAGCAATCGATGTCATTGTTGGATCGGATCAACTTTGGTCTCTATACACAGGAGATCGGAAACACTTTGGTAACGACTTTCCTATCGCTCTCAATACTGTATTTGGTTGGATTCTTGGAGGCTCTTACTCTGCATTCGATGATCACCCTACTTCTGCGGTTACTCATCACGCGGACCTAGACGCGATGGTTCGTTCATTCATGGAGATGGACAGCATTCAGCCTAACCAGGCTCTCCTGGACGCCAGCGATCCCACAGAGCGTCATTTTGCTGCCACACACAAGCGCTCGACGGACGGGGTGTACGTCGTCGAGTATCCCTTCAAGGAGAAGGCACCGCCTATTGATTCGACCTTGCCACAGGCCATCAATCGCTTCTTCTCGCTGGAACGCAAATTTCGTCGGTATCCAGAATTGAAGCAGCAGTACGAAGCTTTCCTGGACGACTACTTGCAACGTGGACATATGGAACAACTGACCTCGGCTCAGGTTGAGGAGTCCCCAGACACCTGCTTCTATTTGCCGCACCACGCTGTCATCAAACTGGACAGTCTGACTACCAAATGTCGTGTAGTTTTTGATGGATCAGGAAAGGACAGCTCTGGAGTATCGCTCAATGACAGACTACATATTGGTCCACCGATTCAACGCGATCTTCTTGGCGTTTGTCTACGCTTCCGGCAGCACCAATATGTTTTATGCGCAGATGTCGAAAAGATGTTTCGAGGCATTAAAATCTTTAAGCCACACACCAATTTTCAGCGCATTGTTTGGCGCAAGACTGAGAATGAACCTCTGCTTCATTTTCGCCTGCTGACGGTTACCTACGGATTGGCACCGTCACCATTTCTGGCTGTTCGAGTTCTAAAGCAACTTGCCGACGATCATGGCCATGAATACCCTGCAGCAGCTCACGCTCTTCTGCACGATGCCTATGTGGACGATATCCCTACAGGCGCCAACACACTCGAGGAGCTTATGATTCTCAAGGACGAGCTTATAGCCCTCTTGGATAAGGGAAAATTCAAGCTACTCAAATGGAGTTCTAATAGTTGGCGTCTTCTGAAATCATTACCAGAGGAAGATAGATGTTTTGAACCTATCCAGCTCCTCAACAAATCAGCTGCGGATTCACCTGTCAAAGTTCTTGGTATCCAATGGAACCCTGGGAAGGACGTTCTGTATCTCAACCTAAAGGGATGCGATGCGACCATTTCTCCGACGAAAAGAGAACTCTTGTCTCAGCTATCAAGAATTTATGATCCGCTTGGACTGGTAGCGCCGGTCACAGTTCTACTCAAGCTAATCTTCCAAGAAAGCTGGACAAGTGTCCTGCAGTGGGACGACCCCATTCCTAAAAGTCTACGTACGCGCTGGAGAGCCTTAGTAGAGGATTTGCCAGCACTTACGCAATGCCAAGTACCACGGTATATTGCGTCACCATTTCGAGATGTTCAACTACACGGATTCGCCGACGCATCCTCGCACGCCTACGGTGCGGTTGCATCGCTCGAGTTGCAGTTGGATGCAGCTTTCAA CACGAGCTGCTGGACAGATTCAGAAATTGTGCTACACTGGCTTTCAGCTCCCCCTCGACGGTGGAACACCTACGTCTGCAACCGAACTTCTGAGATATTGAGCGACTTTCCACGTAGCTGCTGGAACCATGTTCGCACGGAAGACAATCCTGCTGATTGTGCTTCCCGAGGACTTCATCCGTCAAAGCTTCTGGAGCATCGACTGTGGTGGAAAGGTCCGTCCTGGCTGGCCACACCCACCTCTGAGTGGCCACCTTCTACAAGCAAGTTCAGCGTATCTTCAAGTTTCGATGTCAACACCGAAGAACGAGCCATAAAGCCCACGACTCTACATAACTTACCTGATGAAAGTATACACGAGTTACTCATCCACAAATTCTCAACCTGGACGCGTCTTATAAGGGTATCTAGCTACTGTCATCGCTTTATTCACACTCTTCGATCTCATCATAGGAATTCGGCACCATTCCTTACGTCTGAAGAGTTGCTGGACGCACAGCGCCGACTTATTCGACATGTGCAACAGAAATCCTTTGCCAGAGAATATGCGCAGCTAGAGAATCGACGCCAGCTTAACGCTAAATCGCATCTTATCCGGTTTTCTCCGTTTCTGGATGATTATGGAGTAATGCGAGTCGGTGGGAGAATCGAGCAATCTACACTCAACTACAACGCCAAGCACCCGATTCTGATACCTAAAGATACACCACTAGCTGGACTGCTGGTTCGACATTTTCATGTCTCCTATCTGCACACTGGAGTTGATGCAACGTTCACCAATCTTCGTCAGCAGTACTGGATTCTGGGAGCCCGCAATCTCGTCAGAAAGGCAGTCTTCCAATGCAAATCCTGTTTTCTTCAACGAAAGGGCACAAGCAACCAGATCATGTGA